A stretch of Exiguobacterium sp. BMC-KP DNA encodes these proteins:
- a CDS encoding PilZ domain-containing protein — protein sequence MKIKRNEPFRYTLKTPITGEFYLLKNEQRTPNGLMKIHNISPNGLAISTALKLPLQKSMKIVVEFSLIEGQEPLCIEGYLLHEKPVGPESLYGIRLNPSTTDRETIIAQVKQVAQLER from the coding sequence ATGAAAATCAAACGAAATGAACCGTTTCGCTATACGTTAAAAACGCCAATAACAGGCGAATTTTATTTATTAAAAAACGAACAACGTACACCGAACGGACTAATGAAAATTCATAACATCTCACCAAATGGTTTAGCTATTAGTACCGCACTGAAACTCCCACTTCAAAAATCAATGAAAATCGTCGTGGAGTTCTCATTGATCGAGGGTCAAGAGCCACTCTGCATTGAAGGGTATCTCTTACACGAAAAACCGGTCGGTCCCGAGAGTTTGTACGGCATCCGCCTTAATCCTTCAACGACAGATCGTGAGACGATCATCGCTCAAGTTAAACAGGTTGCTCAACTGGAGCGATAA